The following are encoded together in the Pan troglodytes isolate AG18354 chromosome 6, NHGRI_mPanTro3-v2.0_pri, whole genome shotgun sequence genome:
- the CCL26 gene encoding C-C motif chemokine 26, translating to MTGLSLASAVLLASLLSLHLGTATRGSDISKTCCFQYSHKPLPWTWVRSYEFTSNSCSQWAVIFTTKRGKKVCTHPKKKWVQKYISLLKTPKQL from the exons ATGACGGGCCTCTCCTTGGCCTCTGCTGTGCTCCTGGCCTCCCTCCTGAGTCTCCACCTTGGAACTGCCACAC GTGGGAGTGACATATCCAAGACCTGCTGCTTCCAATACAGCCACAAGCCCCTTCCCTGGACCTGGGTGCGAAGCTATGAATTCACCAGTAACAGCTGCTCCCAGTGGGCTGTGAT ATTCACTACCAAAAGAGGCAAGAAAGTCTGTACCCATCCAAAGAAAAAATGGGtgcaaaaatacatttctttactGAAAACTCCGAAACAATTGTGA